In Bacteroidales bacterium, the following are encoded in one genomic region:
- a CDS encoding ATP-binding protein has translation MRTLYQKFETLLQNTTTDFKRYLYEKVSWDSRMIGIIGPRGVGKTTMILQYIKENLDKKKALYVSADDMYFSENKLVELADDFYKNAGEYLFIDEIHKYKDWSRELKNIYDSYPTLKVVFTGSSVLDILKGSADLSRRALIYKLQGLSFREYLNFFHNYEIEVYSLEQIINNEVKLENIKHPLPLFNDYLQNGYYPFGNENELNLRLGQIIVQTLETDIPQYANLNVGTSRKLKQLLSIIAESVPFKPNFSKISEIIKVSRNSLDDYFSYMEKAGLIGQLRNETSGIRGLGKVDKVYLDNTNIIFNLAGEKTNAGNLRETFFFNQIRLKNEVISSKKADFVIDNYTFEVGGKNKQQKQIEKDRKLFVVKDDIEFGYLNVIPLWAFGLNY, from the coding sequence ATGAGAACACTTTATCAGAAATTTGAAACGCTTTTACAAAATACAACAACAGATTTTAAACGTTATTTGTACGAAAAAGTCTCTTGGGATAGTCGTATGATTGGGATTATTGGTCCTCGTGGTGTTGGTAAAACAACAATGATTTTGCAGTATATCAAAGAAAACTTAGACAAAAAGAAAGCATTATATGTATCAGCAGATGATATGTATTTTAGTGAAAATAAACTTGTTGAATTAGCAGATGACTTCTATAAAAATGCAGGAGAGTATTTGTTTATTGATGAAATACACAAATACAAAGATTGGTCGCGTGAATTAAAAAATATTTACGATTCATATCCTACATTAAAAGTTGTATTTACTGGTTCCTCAGTTCTTGACATCCTTAAAGGTTCTGCGGACCTAAGTCGTCGTGCTTTAATCTACAAATTACAAGGGCTTTCGTTTCGGGAATATTTAAACTTTTTTCATAATTACGAGATCGAAGTTTATTCCTTAGAACAAATAATTAATAACGAAGTAAAACTTGAAAACATTAAACATCCACTACCATTATTTAATGACTATCTACAAAATGGATATTATCCTTTTGGAAATGAAAACGAATTGAATTTACGTTTAGGACAAATCATTGTACAAACATTAGAAACAGATATTCCACAATATGCAAACTTAAATGTAGGAACAAGTCGTAAACTGAAACAATTGCTTTCTATTATTGCAGAAAGTGTACCGTTTAAGCCTAATTTTTCTAAGATTTCTGAAATAATTAAAGTTAGTAGAAATTCTTTAGATGATTATTTCTCTTATATGGAAAAAGCTGGACTTATTGGTCAGTTGAGAAATGAAACAAGTGGTATTCGTGGATTAGGAAAGGTTGATAAAGTTTATTTAGATAATACTAATATCATTTTTAATTTAGCTGGAGAAAAAACAAATGCAGGAAATTTACGAGAAACCTTTTTCTTTAACCAAATACGATTGAAAAATGAAGTGATTTCTTCAAAAAAGGCTGATTTTGTCATTGATAATTATACGTTTGAAGTTGGTGGTAAAAACAAACAACAGAAACAAATTGAGAAAGATAGAAAATTATTTGTGGTAAAGGATGATATTGAATTTGGATATTTAAATGTAATACCTCTTTGGGCTTTTGGATTAAATTACTAA
- a CDS encoding PAS domain S-box protein has translation MSKSLDLSSFELIFEHSPIPLWEIDYTEMFSYFDTLKEDGVKDLKKYLIENPTEFLLFIDKSKITQLNQKVLDLYEIDSKEELELNGSRFFTKKSREIFIQQLNHFFKGNTHFSANTEIITKNNTLKHIRLKSNLIKKDEKVLAIVSTEDIGKEKIQEQQFKDAVVLSPDSITISRISDGKFTFINQSFTDTTGYTDTDVKNKSAFDLGMWINEKDRDYYISELQKKGFIKNLETSFQTKEGRTIDTLLSAKTIVYNEEPSFIVTSKDVTEINELTQKIKLSEEQFRKAFMNIPDAFQINKVSDATFVDVNETFLKYTGYTRKELIGKTPHDLNIWVDGITNRSFYRPLKKDGHISNLEITFRMKNGSLLQALISADIIELNGEAHIITVTKDMTEIKAAQDKLKRSEEKFQSIFSNSPDALAIMEMDNWTYVEVNEMFTKITRLSYQEIIGKSTFNLNLWTRKSDRKFFTQKLQNKEEIINHESLFTLKNGKQIHMLVSAKLIDIGNKKYYLIIAKNINDFVNIQKALFEKDNNYKTIVNNSYEGITIIDNTFHFEYVNHQMEIITGYTTEELIGKDFREFLTPESATLVGRRYKDRQEGKSVPQYYTFQVIRKSGEIRHVEIHSSVIKNVDGKNKTIAQLLDVTERKKTALIIEKEHQRARQYFEVAGTIMIVLDTHGSIIDINKKGCEILETTKENIVGKNWFSTFLPKNESNRYRELFNKSMEHKEFHDNYFENKIKTVNGKEKLIAWRNSLLRDENNKIIGTISSGEDITNKEEAIRILNMSGMVAILWKNENGSPIEFVSDNSEILFGYKPKELYSQNMNYLQFIHPDDIGRLRKETEELSKKERNNFTHHPYRIITKDNKIKWVNDRTTVQYNSEGEITHFYGVLSDITDDISRIEKLRQSEEILSQMNDGLIITDLSGKISTWTGKAEYIFGYKNHEILGEQIHILWKDEDRESLFEEIISSIDIYGYFQKEITGIKKDASAIPLEFTAKTLLDTAGKPLSLVIVSRDITNRKIAQKALEESETRYRHIFESILDGVIIYNMKAEIVQVNKMAISMYGYSYTEFTQSTSSRYINPVKDHSFEEVINHLDNSYTKMFEGESIDKTKNGKSFFVNVKGRLINYNNEPHLLIIVRDITKVKQAGHDLLKAKEKAEENEKLKSAFLANMSHEIRTPMNSIIGFSDLLGEDDISQNEKDHFIRIIRQNGNQLMSIINDIIDISKIESGQIKLNYERINLCETLKDIFNMFEISALEKNLKLILKPDCPKIEYFIITDELRLKQILINLISNALKFTQSGFVEFGYYITDHKKSIRFYVKDSGIGISKDKQDEIFQRFMQAELKTTKLYGGTGLGLAISQGLVNSFRGKIWLESEEGNGSTFNFSLPLIEE, from the coding sequence ATGAGCAAGTCGCTTGACCTGTCTTCTTTTGAACTCATTTTTGAGCATTCCCCTATTCCTCTTTGGGAAATTGATTATACAGAGATGTTTTCTTATTTCGATACGCTTAAAGAAGATGGAGTTAAAGATTTAAAAAAGTATCTTATTGAGAACCCAACGGAATTCTTACTTTTTATTGATAAGAGCAAAATCACACAGTTAAACCAAAAAGTACTCGACCTTTACGAAATAGATTCTAAAGAAGAACTTGAATTAAATGGTTCTCGTTTTTTTACTAAAAAATCACGAGAAATATTTATTCAGCAATTGAATCATTTTTTTAAAGGGAATACACATTTTAGTGCTAATACAGAGATCATTACCAAAAATAACACGCTTAAACATATTCGACTAAAATCAAATTTAATTAAGAAAGACGAGAAAGTTTTAGCTATTGTCTCTACGGAAGATATCGGTAAAGAAAAAATACAAGAGCAACAATTTAAAGATGCAGTAGTTTTAAGCCCAGACTCAATTACAATAAGTAGAATATCTGATGGGAAATTTACTTTCATAAACCAATCGTTTACAGATACTACTGGCTATACTGATACTGATGTTAAGAATAAATCTGCTTTTGATCTTGGCATGTGGATAAATGAAAAGGACAGAGATTATTATATTAGCGAGCTTCAAAAGAAGGGATTTATTAAAAATTTAGAAACTTCTTTTCAAACAAAAGAAGGGAGAACTATTGATACCTTACTATCTGCTAAAACAATTGTTTATAATGAAGAGCCAAGCTTTATAGTTACTTCCAAAGATGTAACTGAAATTAATGAACTAACACAAAAAATAAAGCTAAGCGAAGAACAATTCCGCAAAGCCTTTATGAATATTCCTGATGCTTTTCAGATTAATAAAGTTTCGGATGCTACTTTTGTAGACGTAAATGAGACCTTTCTAAAATACACAGGATATACTAGAAAAGAGCTTATTGGGAAAACACCTCACGATTTAAATATTTGGGTAGATGGTATAACTAATCGTAGTTTTTACCGACCACTTAAAAAAGACGGCCATATTTCCAACTTGGAGATTACTTTCCGTATGAAAAATGGGAGTTTACTTCAGGCACTTATATCTGCAGATATTATTGAATTAAACGGAGAAGCTCACATAATAACCGTCACTAAAGACATGACCGAAATTAAAGCTGCGCAAGATAAACTAAAACGCAGCGAAGAAAAATTCCAAAGTATTTTTAGCAATAGCCCCGATGCTTTAGCTATTATGGAAATGGATAACTGGACCTATGTAGAAGTAAATGAAATGTTTACTAAAATAACCAGATTATCATATCAGGAAATCATTGGCAAGTCAACCTTCAACTTAAATTTATGGACGCGTAAATCGGATCGTAAATTTTTTACTCAAAAATTACAAAACAAAGAAGAAATCATCAATCACGAGAGTTTGTTCACCCTAAAAAACGGGAAACAAATTCATATGCTTGTTTCGGCAAAACTTATCGATATTGGTAATAAAAAATACTATCTGATAATTGCTAAGAATATTAATGACTTTGTAAATATCCAAAAAGCACTTTTCGAAAAAGATAATAATTATAAAACTATTGTCAACAACTCTTACGAGGGAATTACTATTATTGACAATACATTTCATTTCGAGTATGTAAACCATCAAATGGAAATTATAACAGGATATACTACCGAAGAACTTATAGGCAAAGATTTCAGAGAATTTCTAACGCCGGAAAGTGCCACTTTAGTCGGACGACGATATAAAGACAGACAAGAAGGAAAATCTGTTCCTCAATATTATACTTTTCAAGTAATAAGAAAAAGCGGAGAAATACGGCATGTTGAAATTCATTCTTCTGTTATAAAAAATGTTGACGGCAAAAACAAAACAATTGCACAACTGCTTGATGTTACCGAACGTAAAAAAACAGCTTTAATAATAGAAAAAGAGCACCAAAGAGCAAGGCAGTACTTTGAAGTTGCAGGTACGATAATGATTGTTCTAGATACCCATGGATCTATAATTGATATCAACAAAAAAGGATGTGAAATTCTTGAAACAACCAAAGAAAATATTGTAGGCAAGAATTGGTTTTCAACTTTTCTCCCCAAAAATGAAAGTAATAGGTATAGGGAACTATTTAATAAGTCAATGGAACATAAAGAGTTTCATGATAACTACTTTGAGAACAAGATAAAAACGGTCAACGGAAAAGAGAAACTAATTGCTTGGCGCAACAGCTTGCTGAGAGATGAAAACAACAAAATAATTGGCACCATCAGTTCAGGTGAAGATATAACTAATAAAGAAGAAGCTATTCGTATTTTAAATATGAGTGGTATGGTTGCTATTTTATGGAAAAATGAAAACGGTAGTCCGATAGAATTTGTCTCTGATAATTCCGAGATTTTATTCGGATACAAACCTAAAGAGCTCTATTCTCAAAATATGAATTATCTTCAATTTATTCATCCTGACGATATTGGTAGATTAAGAAAAGAGACTGAAGAGTTATCCAAAAAAGAAAGAAACAATTTTACTCATCATCCCTACCGAATTATTACAAAAGACAATAAAATTAAATGGGTTAACGATCGCACTACTGTTCAATATAATTCCGAGGGTGAAATAACTCATTTCTACGGTGTTTTATCAGACATTACAGATGACATTTCGCGTATTGAAAAACTCAGACAATCTGAAGAAATTCTATCACAAATGAATGATGGGCTTATAATAACCGATTTATCGGGAAAAATAAGTACGTGGACGGGCAAAGCTGAATATATCTTCGGTTATAAAAATCACGAAATACTTGGAGAGCAAATTCATATTCTTTGGAAAGATGAAGACAGAGAATCACTATTTGAAGAAATAATAAGCAGTATTGACATTTACGGCTATTTCCAAAAAGAAATTACAGGTATTAAAAAAGATGCAAGTGCAATTCCATTAGAATTTACTGCAAAAACACTACTGGATACAGCAGGGAAACCGCTTTCGTTAGTTATTGTTAGTCGAGATATTACAAACCGCAAAATTGCACAAAAAGCACTAGAAGAAAGCGAAACACGTTACCGTCATATTTTTGAATCTATTTTAGATGGTGTAATTATCTACAATATGAAAGCAGAGATTGTTCAGGTAAATAAAATGGCAATAAGCATGTATGGCTATTCCTATACTGAATTTACACAATCAACAAGCTCACGATATATCAATCCCGTTAAAGATCACAGCTTTGAAGAAGTTATTAATCATCTCGACAATAGCTACACTAAAATGTTTGAAGGAGAGTCGATAGATAAAACCAAAAATGGAAAAAGTTTCTTTGTCAATGTAAAAGGACGTTTAATAAATTATAATAATGAACCACATTTACTCATTATTGTAAGAGATATAACTAAAGTAAAACAAGCCGGACACGATTTATTAAAAGCAAAAGAAAAAGCAGAAGAGAATGAAAAATTAAAGTCGGCTTTTTTAGCCAATATGAGTCATGAAATACGTACACCTATGAACTCTATTATCGGTTTTTCCGACTTACTTGGCGAAGATGATATTTCCCAAAATGAAAAGGATCATTTCATTAGAATTATCAGACAAAACGGCAATCAGTTAATGAGTATCATCAACGATATTATTGATATTTCTAAAATAGAATCAGGGCAAATTAAACTTAACTATGAAAGAATTAATCTCTGCGAAACTCTTAAGGATATCTTCAATATGTTTGAGATATCAGCACTAGAAAAAAATCTAAAGCTAATTCTTAAACCAGATTGTCCTAAAATAGAATACTTTATAATAACCGACGAATTAAGATTAAAACAAATATTAATCAATTTAATAAGTAACGCATTAAAATTTACACAGAGTGGATTTGTAGAATTTGGTTATTATATAACAGACCACAAAAAAAGTATTCGCTTTTATGTAAAAGATAGCGGCATAGGCATTTCCAAAGACAAACAAGATGAAATTTTTCAGCGCTTTATGCAAGCAGAGTTAAAGACCACCAAACTTTATGGAGGAACAGGGCTTGGCTTAGCAATTTCTCAAGGATTAGTAAACAGTTTTAGAGGAAAGATATGGTTAGAGTCGGAAGAAGGAAATGGTTCTACATTTAACTTTAGCCTTCCGTTAATTGAAGAATAA